The DNA window CTGGGCCTCGCTGAGCACATGAAACCTGAGTGGAACGACTGTGTTTTAGGACAGCTGGTTGAGTCTCAAGGAGCCGtatgtttttatgtgtgtgttggtgaacaGGGGTAAATTATGTTTCTTGAGCCTTTTTTAGAACGTCTGTTCATAAATTCCCCTCAGGTGAGTTTATTGACTAGGAAGAAAAGCTAATGTTAGATAGAGGGATTTGGGGAGGAATGCAGGGGAAGAAGCCACTGCAGGTCTGTGTTTATAAAATGCTGTATCACTCTCTGTCCTGAGGAATGCAAttatgtctgagagagagagagagagagagagggaggaagacataAAAAGACTGGGAGTGCAATAGGAGAATAGGAGAACAAAAAGAAAGCCTAAGTAGCAGAGGGGAGTAAGAATAAAAAGACGGAAACTGTTAAAATATTGACCTCATGTTTCGACGAGTCGGAAATATTCTGGGGGTTCACTAGTCGGAAATGACGTTAAAAGGTTAATGTAGTTCCATGTTACTGCTCTGTGTCCCTCTGAGCACAGTGGAAAGCATCTTTGGCATGTGGTAGAGTacgctctgtcctctgtccgTCTGGCTTGCTGTATCCAGGCATCCCACTCTGCTGGTGGAAACTGTTTACATCACACGCCAGACTGAGACACGGTGTATAGAAACTTGACATTGATGGATGGTATCCctcatctacacacatacagcctAGGTTGCTATCGCACTGACTGTTTTTGAGGAAGTGGTTTGTTGTTATTGAGCGGCCGTGTACCGTCCAATATTCAGGCTTGACCAGGGACTCCATCCCCATAGGAGGACAACCACAGACACAGGAAGAGCCATCCTGCAGCTCCACCCAGACCAACGCGTCACCATATTGCACGCCAAGGTGGCGCAGAAATCTTACGGCAACGAGAAACGGTACCATACCTGGCATACTGCGTGTTCCTCAACATGGCTGTGTTAGGGCTGGGGTTAAATGTCAGATCCGGTTGAGGTCAGGGAATTCATTCCGTAATCTGTtcattccatccctctctcattgATTAATTGATTCTTTCATGCGTTCATCCATCCAGCTTCTTTTGTCCTCCTCCCTGTGTGTACATCAGCGGGTCAGGGTGGAGAGTCAAACAAGACCACCTGAAAGGTgagctcacctctctctctctctctctctctctctctctctctctctctctctctctctctctctctctctctctctctctctctctctctctctctctctctctctctctctctctcctccctctctctctctctctctctctctctctcctctctctctctctctctctctctctctctctctctctctctctctctctctctttctctctccttcacacatgaacactcacacatacacactgacaactGCGATGCtccctgactcccccccccccgcttcccCTCCCACAGCCGCTGGTTTTGGGGATGCATGCTATCGTCTGTGTGGGTACATGGGTCTGGACAGCTCATGTCTCCCCCAGGCGGACGCCTACAAGCTGGCCTTCGAGGAGCAATGTGACcgcagggtgagaaggagggagggacaggattGGTGCAGGTTAGCTACTCACCAGTCTGCTTGAGTCACTCTAGATTTCTCAAATGATTGTATTACTTTTATTTTTGTCTTCATATGGGGCAGATGCCAAGTCGCTCACAtactatatatattttacattttctttacacATCTCTGTCGATATctcctgacgtgtgtgtgtgtgtgtgacagatgttCGCCTGTGCCAagtctctctacatctctgacACTGACAAGAGGAAGCACTTCCGCCTGGTTCTGAGCCTCCTCCTGGAGAGCGGACAGGAAGTGGGCTCTTTTCACAGCAACATGATCAAGGTCATCTCCAAACCGTCCCAGAAGAGACAGTCCATGAAGAACGCAGACCGTGAGTTACCGGAGGACTGTTTGATTTAGTTACAGGGCCCGCCCCTCAACATCCTCGTCTTCATAATGGGACCTCTGTTGAGCCCCACCATGATCATTTTGACCATGCCTGATGACTGTCCGTGTGAATCCCTCATAATAGCAACTTGAATCCCACATAATAGCAACTTGAGAGTTGAGGGTCCTACTTTAAACACTTACCCTAAATGCAAATATATGCATTTAAACAATTTACCCAGTTGTATAGTTGCACCCAAAGTATTTCAAATATGCCAAACACGTAGTTCACTGCATTTGAGTCTGCTGTCGGATGGCACAGAGTGACTGACAGGTGATACTGACATGTTTTGGGTTCCCTataggtcagtgtgtgtcagggttccTGCCTCATAAGGGCAGTGGGCCATTCTGACCACGGACCTGGGGCTGTGGGGTTCgacagtggggagggggggggcttgttTACCTTGCTCTCCCGTCTGACCTCACCACACTGGTGCCATGGAGACTTGACAGCTAAGGCCACAAGTCAAGGGATGTCCAAGTTCTCACGTTGCCGCGGTAGCTACAGGAGAATGTGGTgccagctggtgtgtgtgcaaaAGTAAAAGAGATTCATCAAGGTTGGACTGTCACTGGTtacaatgtgtgtgcatgtgaatgaGTGTAAGTGTCCTTTTTTGTATATGGCGTGGGGAGAAGGATTACGTATAAAGTGGATGAAAATTGTTGTTCTTGCTGTATAAACGAATCAAAcctgtgtgtaggtgcgtgttTGTCAATGAggatgtgtccgtgtgtgtgagtctgtgtgtcacGTGTGTGGGTCGTCTTCATGTTTATTACCTGCAGTGTGTATTTCCTCGGGGTCGAGGGTGGCCCTGTTCAACCGTTTGCGGTCGCAGACGGTCAGCACGCGCTACCTGGCAGTAGAGAAGGGGGAGTTCGTAGCCAGCGCTCGTCAGTGGACCGCGTTCAACATCACTCTCGGTAGGTGGGACAGCTTCTGTGGTCCTTCACGCTCTGGTGTCTGACGTGTCTTCCACACCACACAAGGTTGCTACGCCAGAATGTATGGTGATGTTGTTACTAGTGCAGGGGtaggcaaccctggtcctcgagggccgctctcctgcatgttttagatgtttccctgctccagtacacctgattcaaatgaatggtcattacccggcttccacagagcttgataacgacccattcatttgaatcaggtgtgctggacaGCGAAACCTCTAAAACATGCGACACTCAGAGATGTGTCTGGTACAGACAGATCACGCCATGTCAATGAGGTATTGCTGTGTAAAAGAGATGAACGTTTTGTGTTCTTGTGTTGCACACCTAGACAGGGTGTGAATAATGATACGTTTACTCATACACAGTGTTTGTCATGTCAAGACATTCGTAGTGTACAGTCTCATAGAGGCCTTGTTTGGCCAACACAGTAAAATGTGATGAGTCCTAACCAAAGTCTGTTTCCATATTGTAAACTAAAATAATTCACAAGCAGAATTAAGTGCTGCTCACGCTTCAGACTCTGAAAGCTTGGTCAGCTTTGATGTCAAGATGTCAAGAATGTTTTAATATTCATGCAGTGACCTCCCAGGTTCATGTAACCTCAGCCTGCCAGACTTCTGTCCACTGTCCCTCCTATCATGACTGTGGTGCAGACTAGGTATCACCTTGAAAAAGTATGCAAACATATGTTAgggaaaatgtttattttccacAGTGAATGGGTTTTTTCTATTCCGTTGTGTATTCATAGTCGGATTTTCCAAACCAATTAAagtcatgatgtgtgtgtgtgtgtctagtggaAGAGCCGAATGCTGACCAGGCCGATTTCATGATGTGTGAGGGCTTCATCTGCTATGGCTGTGTGGTTCAGCTGGTCTGCACCCAAACTGGAGTGACCTTGCCCCCTTTGGTAACACACAGAcatcaaacacacgcacgcaaacccATACCCACACATGGTACTTCACCCCACtttaaaccacggcctcttgctCTGCAAGCCAAGCTCCAGGTGTGTGCTATATATATAGGCGTGTGAGAAGTATTGCATTTacatatttagcagacgctcttatccagagtgacttacagtaagtacagggcaggtacggtgaagtgccttgcacaaggacacaacgtaatttggcccggccgggaatcaaaccagcgaccttctgattactggcccgattccctaaccactcagccacctgactccctgaagCTCTAGCAGGGACACACCTCgctgtctgcctctgtgtttTCCTCAGAGTCCAGGTGTTACACAACATGCTGAACTTCACATTTCTACTGTTATTGTTTCCCTCTGTGTACGTAAGAGAAAATGTATTCTTATAAAACCTTAATGGCGATCTGCTGAGCAGACCTTTTCAAGCCCCTTAAAACTGCAGCGGCAGCCTCCCAGCTGAGGCTTCTGGGTAAGGGACACCTCCATACTACGCTCCTGTGTTTTTCCAGAGGAGGTATATTGCTATGGGGTTTGTTTGAATAGAAGAGATGGTATATTTTGCTGGTAAAACATCAGGGTGATCTACACTCGGGTTCCTGTGTTTACTTATGGTTACGGTTACGGTTTGGTTGTCAAGTcttaagggagggggggggggttatatacATTAAGTAGTGAGGGGGAGATTGACATTCAGACCAAAAGTACAAACTTTGATTCAAAGTTGACatttatgttttgtgtttttgacTAGGGCTTACCTTCAAATCACAAGCAACTACCCTCAATATCTCATGCAATGTAGTTCACTACCACCTCTGCAGTCCTGAGGATAGCCCGATCTGACTGACACAGCAGCCTCAGGCCTTCTTAGGGGCCTCATCTAGACATAATAACAGAGTTGACATCTTGGCTCAATCCTCACTAGAAAACCTCTAACTAAACTAGCTTAACAAAAACAACTATGCCAACAACATTATTACACAGCAACAAGAGGTAGTTATTTTCATggttttgttttgaaaaaagaTATGTCACAAATTGAAGCTGGATTAGATTACtgtagtgtttgtttgtgttataGTCACTAGTTAaaagtgctgtgtgtttgtcgaggtgtgtgtacgtgtaggtgtgtgtgtgctttgatgAATATCAGGTGCTTgtaagtgtttgtgtatatCACATTCAGCACAGTACTGAGTGTGGGCTGGTGCTGTTTATCTGTCCAGGTGATCCGTAAGGTCAGCAAGCAGCACGCCATCTTGGACGTAGATGAGCCTGTTTCCCAGCTCCACAAGTGTGCCTTCCAGTTCAGAGACGACCGTCAGATGTACCTGTGTCTGTCTAATGACAGAATCATCAAGTACCAGGTAAGAATTACACACACCAGGAGGGTCAAGAACTGTCTAAGAACAATTTACAAAATCTATTTTGGTTCCAGGTAGACATTTCTTATTGAAGCTTTTTGCTATTGCTTCAGAGAGAAACTTCAATAAAATGTCACCAGAAACATTAACAGTCCATGTTctcatgttactgccaccaacTAGCCATGACCTGACCAGCCATGGTTCCTCTGAGAGCAGGAAGCCGCATGCACACAGCCGGCTACATTCACTCCAGAATTAGTTGTACTTGTTGAACTTCAGAGCCAGCTCATAGGAGCGTTGATTAGAAGGTAGGAGTATGGTGAAACTCCTCATGTGATTGGCTGGGCGTGTGGAATGTAGGCAGTGGTCAGCTTCTGGAGAGGGTCAAAGTAGGGTCGTTTCTGTGGTAACGGGTTCATGGGCAGTAGCTGGGTGTAGACTTCAAATTGTCGTCAAGCTTCATAGACCTTGATAGGGGTGCACTGGGACATCAATGTACAACATGTGCAACATTCATGAGATTTACCTCGGTTCTACTGCCTTCCTCGACCTTCACCCAGGCCTCCCCTAGCGAACGGGATCAGCCAATCCGAGAGGTGCTGAACGATGGGTCCTGCTGGACTATCATTGGTACGGAGGTGGTGGACTACAGCTTCAGCCAGAGCCCGGCCTGCATCCAGAACCCTGTCAGCCCGGTACCTTCCATCACTGGCCTGGAGGTGAGCACACGCCACATGGCTActtactttctttctcttttctctcacttCATCTCTTTCCTATACACACTGTCACTGGCCTGGAGGGTATTACTTCCGACATGGCTAATTTTTCTCCATCTTCTGTgactgtgagcgtgtgtgactgtgtgactgtgtgtgtgtgcgcgtctgtttgtgtgtgtgtgcgtgtgtgtgtctgtgtttttcagGTGAATGGGGGAGGACATGTGGCTATGCTGGAGCTTAATGGTGAAAACTTCAGCCCTCACCTCAAGGTCTGGTTCGGAAATGTTGAAGCTGAAACCATGTTCAAGTGAGTCCTGTTGTACGAATGGCTACTGAAACCTGATGTTTTTAATCATGTAAAGCCCTTTTTCCTCAGCTGGTCATTTAGCCCCTAAAAGGACAACCAGTAAAAACAGCTAGTGAAAATGTGCTAGCTTCAGTTGCTAATGCCTGTGTAATTATGTTGTAGTTCTCAGGGTTACGAGCCTGTTGGTTGACTGGTCCTCTCAGTCCTTTTCACCTGGCTGGGTTTTATAGCCTGCCCCTGGGTTACTGACTACCAGACTGGATTAACAGGccatgtagagagagagatacagagagagagagagagagagagagagagagacagagagagagagagagagacagagagagaggggtcccCTCCACCTTATTtatcacttcctccctccctctttttatCACGGGGGCCTCCAGCTGCacaacatacacatacatgcatgcatggaagaaaatatacacatacacagtctaAAATCTTAGAACTAACTTTGTTTACTAAAATTTATAGATTTTCTAATTCTGAATTCATTTCACTGACTGGATGTTCCCACATTGAGGGATAAAAACACAGAGCTATAGAGGTGTTTCAGAAATTGCCAACGATCTGGACCCAAGGTCTAGAATGGAGCTCTGTTAGGTTTCCTCAAGGCTGGGAGGAACCATTGTCCCAGATCCTTAGGGGTGCTTGGAATGTTCCTCAGCAGCATTTGGTATCACTGAGGTTTGAGCTCACGTGATGCCGTCTGGGCATTTTATATCTGCGTCATCATCACACTTCAAACCGCATCCACACTGCTGATCCATCAAGAGTCTGTCAGGGTCTGGCCAAGCAGAGAGGTCCTGCTAATACCCCTCGAAGCCGcaagagctgtgtgtgtttaacgcAGTAATTCACAATGTGGTCTTTGTATGCCAAGCTGCAGGCAATTAACGTGAGAAACGTGATCATCCATAGTGGCCAGGAGTCTTGGGTTTAAATAGAAGACGAGAAGTCAGGATCTAGACTAGTTAGACTGTGTCCCATGGTCTCCACAGTTTCCATCTCAGGTTCCTGTGATAAACATCGCTACTTTGCAGAGGCATCTTTTAAATGGATGgttgtgagtgagagtgaggggACTGTCACATGGGGGGGCATGGAAATATGAGGCCAGAGGCATCGTTAGGAATTAAGGAGCccataaaaaaaagtatttgtggACTATGCAAGCTGATGCTTCCTAAATCATTTTGACCCCTTTACTGGATCCCTACCCTAGCAACCCTGTTCCCCAACCATTCTTGACTCCAAAGACAAGCTTTctctacagtacatttacaaacgCAAAGTTGTAGATGATACCTTGCTAACATTCCAGCCAACTGCATTGCAGCTGTGACATTCCTTTCAAGTTTGTTTTGGTCCAAAAGACAGTGTGACGACTATGCTGTGTTTTCTGTATACTGTAATCATTCCTAAAAGCCTTTTATGTACTTATTTATCTGGctattttatccaaagcaatgggATTCAGCTTGCAACTTGTTGAGtggtcaaatgctctaccccCGAGCTACACCACCTGTCCATTTACATTTTAACAAAAGTTTAATGAATGAATCCCCTCATAGGACCGTAACTCTCTCTTATTCTGATGGTAAACAAATCAACCTTGCTTTGAGATTCACTGGGATCCTGTCAATCCACTTCAGGTCCCCCAagtccatgctgtgtgtggtcCCTGACGTCTCTATGTTCAGCGGGGAGTGGCGTTGCCTGAGGCACCCCGTCACcgtacccctctccctcctccgcctGGACGGCCTGATGTACCACAGCACCTACAGCTTCACCTACACCCCCGAGCACCACCCCGCCCCACCCAGCAGCAGGGCCGTGCCGGACGGAGGCCAGGACTCAGATGCCCTCATAGACTCCATCCACCAGGAGTTCACCCGCGTAAACTTCCACCTCTTCATGCAGAGCTAGGCGCCGCCACGTGAAGCTGTTAAGGGTGTGGGTGGCTGGCTAGCTTGCTAGTGAAGCTTACTGACCCAATGAGGGCTCGACACGCATGGAAGGCTAGCTAATGGGCCTGAAAAACTGAAGAGTTACCCAAGCCAACACTGTTTAGAGTTAATGACAGTCGGGGGGTTTGATAATTCTGTGGATTAAGGCTATTTAGAGCTAAAGAATCACTGCTGGCAAATAGTGACACTAGCCCAAGAAAATCTACTCTAATAAAATGTTAATTGAGACAGTCCCTGAGAATCTGAACGATTCAACATTTTAAGTAAGTAAAGATTAAGTCAGTGGTCAGCCAACAACCTGACTGATCCTAAATACACCTTTACAGCTATCATCAattctgacctttgacctcagtCACTCTGCTCCTTCGGTGAGAAGATTGATTACGGCTCTGTGCCTGACTGTTCAGTTTGCTCCCTGTGATAAACCGTCCTGGTGGGAACATGAATGGGTAATGAAAGAAAGCCTCAAAGAggcgccaccaccaccaccaaggagGGGGACGAGaccgagcagagcagagagcatcggagtggaggagagaagaggaggatgagaagaggaggatgtttTTCCTGAAGGAACGAAAGCCACGGTGGAGGCAACTGAGGTTAAATGTTGTGAGAGAAAGCAGAGTGAAAGGCCGACAGCTCCATAATTCATAAAGCCCAGAGGACCTACTTGTCATGTGAATGTgatgtggagggatggagggatggagggagaggcgtAATGTAACCTTGATTTGTGGTGGGTTGGTTTAGGCAGAGGTTGAGTATGAAAGGCACTTTGTTGCTTTTGCTGTAGAGCTCTATTTTCAGGACTCGTTGATCTGAACAGTAGGCTGGAATCAGCATCCCTGGGTCTAACTTCTGGATAGTTAATCcttctgttttgtttgtctcTTTGTTTCATCTACCATTAAGCAGAGGTTTGGCTCTTGGTTTAATAATTTAGTCAAGTATAATATAACCTATATTAAATATTATGTTAAAAACATACATAATTAAATTCATTTTATTCACCTTGGTGCAAACTGTACTTTAATAAAAACATGTCCTCATTAATTTGTTGTTCACTGGCAATGAACCAGCACAAGGTCTAAGAGGCTAAGCTCCAGAGAAGCAGTCCTGTTCCAGCCCAGTGAAGCATGAGCTGCTAAATATGTTAACCTGGCTGAATCAGACCTCCCATGTTGCTTCTTCTTTGTGCAAATACCTGTAATAGCAGCCATACTCAGCCTGGCTGGCTGGTATAATCAGCCTGGTGATGAACTTGACAGGCAATGAAAGGGAGCAATacaatagatggatggatggattcaCTGGTGGGTGGACGGATTCATGGATGTATGGCTGTATGG is part of the Hypomesus transpacificus isolate Combined female chromosome 9, fHypTra1, whole genome shotgun sequence genome and encodes:
- the rbpjl gene encoding recombining binding protein suppressor of hairless-like protein: MQNLQERDRLEERSAVQSSESADVPRLYPSGVSLTHLGTLKSQTEAQSGWDRLDQGLHPHRRTTTDTGRAILQLHPDQRVTILHAKVAQKSYGNEKRFFCPPPCVYISGSGWRVKQDHLKAAGFGDACYRLCGYMGLDSSCLPQADAYKLAFEEQCDRRMFACAKSLYISDTDKRKHFRLVLSLLLESGQEVGSFHSNMIKVISKPSQKRQSMKNADLCISSGSRVALFNRLRSQTVSTRYLAVEKGEFVASARQWTAFNITLVEEPNADQADFMMCEGFICYGCVVQLVCTQTGVTLPPLVIRKVSKQHAILDVDEPVSQLHKCAFQFRDDRQMYLCLSNDRIIKYQASPSERDQPIREVLNDGSCWTIIGTEVVDYSFSQSPACIQNPVSPVPSITGLEVNGGGHVAMLELNGENFSPHLKVWFGNVEAETMFKSPKSMLCVVPDVSMFSGEWRCLRHPVTVPLSLLRLDGLMYHSTYSFTYTPEHHPAPPSSRAVPDGGQDSDALIDSIHQEFTRVNFHLFMQS